The Polynucleobacter sp. JS-JIR-5-A7 region AAATCGCCATTCACGCATTTGATTTATCCCATCCCGGAGCCTGGAGGTTTAGGAGTTCATCTGACTTTAGATATGGCTGGCCAAGCTAAGTTTGGGCCTGATGTGGAATGGTTGGATATTGATGCTGAAGAGCAAATTGATTACACCGTTAACCCAAAGCGAGGAGAAGGCTTCTATGAGGCTGTGAGACGCTATTGGCCAGACCTTAAAGATGGTTCCTTGCAACCTGATTACTCTGGGGTCAGAGCCAAAATTGTTCCTGCCAATACTCCAGCAGGAGACTTTTGCTTCAATAGTCCACAAGACCATGGCCTGCATGGGCTCTACAACCTATATGGCTTTGAGTCCCCAGGGCTCACTTCTAGCCTTGCTATTGCGAAACATTTAGAAGGGCAAATCAAAAAGTCTTTATAATCTAGGGCTTGAATTAGATCTGATTCCAGCGAATGGAAGAGTGGCAGAGCGGTTGAATGCACCAGTCTTGAAAACTGGCGAGGATGAAAGTCCTCCGTGAGTTCGAATCTCACCTCTTCCGCCAAAATATCAAATGAAAAGGGGCTCAGTTGCCCTTTTTTAATTTAGAAACTGGCTGCCAAGCCAATTGAAGTGCCTCTCACATTCAGGCCGAACTGGTAGCGGAATACAAGACGTATCCTGCTGAATATGGGATCTGATGCACTTCGATCCAGCTCAATACCAGTTCCGAGAGACGACAGCGAGCTAAATCCGAGTGTTCCACGTAAATCGCCTAAAAATTGAGTATTGGCTACTTCAAAAACTGCTCTGAGCGGTCTGTCTAGTGCCATAAAAGGCGTGGGAATTCTGCTGCGTGCCCAAAACGATAGACTTTGTGAATCGGCGGATCCTTGAACTGCGGTGGAGCTATCAAAAGTTTGGATGCCAATATTGGTGTAACGCAATTCGATATCAATTTCTTGATCAGGTTTGTAGTTCTCATAATCAAGCATTACCGATCCTCCTAGTCCATAGGAGTTCATCCGACCACTATTAATAAACTGTAAATTGATGTCACGATTATTATTGATATAACGTGTGGCAATAGAAGCATCACTTTCTAAATGTCCAAGCATGACATTAGCTATGGGCCTAAAACGTAATTGATCTGTAATAGGGAAGTCCCAGCCGATACCGCCTGTTCCAGTGATGCTATTCCAATACATGGGTATGTTCACAGAGCTATTGCCAACCCCGTCAGTAAATGTTGGGTTATAGCGATTGAATGCTATTGTTCCTTCTATATAGAGTGGGAAATTGGCGCTAATACGATCTCCGCCGCCTAGCGAAGTCATTTGTAAGTCAGATCTACCACTGCTGCTTGAATTGATTTTTAGATTTCCTGTGGTGACATCTGGTGTCAGCGAGTATCCAGTGATCGTCATCAAAGCATCTGCACGCTTTTTTAAATAGTTGGTGCCCGCATCCTGAAGGGGTGTCTGAGCATTCACGGGATGCGTGATGCACAAAAGATATAGGGCTAATAAATATAAATGTTTCACTGATGGGTAAATATAAAACACCACAATCTATGGTTTAAATGCCCCGCCAGCTTCGAGCACCTTGAGTTCATCACCAGTAATACCCAGCTCTGCTAATAATTCACTAGTATGTTCACCCAATAAAGGGGGATGCTTATGAACTTGTTGCGGCGTACCCATCAGCTTGACTGCAAAACCAATATTTGGAACCTTGCCTTCAATTGGGTGATCAATTTCCATGCGCATATTACGATGGCGACCATGCTTGCTATTAAAGGCCTGCGGATAAGTATTGATCGGACCCGCTGGAATGCCTGCAGCTAATAAAGCATCCACCCATTCATCACTCTTTTTACTGACAAACGTTTTTTCAAGTTCAGCAGCCAACTCAAGACGATTTGCTAAGCGTAAAGGATTGGTTTTAAAGCGCTCATCCTCAAAGAGTTCCGAACGTCCAATCTTTTCACAAAGAAGCTTCCAAAGTTTTTGATTAGTGGCACCCATCACGAAGTAGCCATCAGAGGCTTTCATAGCTTGGTAAGGAGCGCTCATATGATTGGCTGTGCCCAATTTATAGGGCTCAACACCCGTTCCCCAGTATTGCGCCGTATCCCAAATAGAAAACGCTAATGCAGAATCGAATAGGGAGGCGTCAATAAATTGCCCCTCACCCGATTTGGTTTTGCCAATATAAGCAGACAAAATTCCATAAACCGCAAACAGAGCGCAACCGATATCAGCTACTGGCACGCCCGCCTTAACCGGCGGACCATCTGGGTAGCCGGTAACACTCATTACGCCAGACATGGCTTGCGCCATCAAATCAAAACCAGGACGATCTGCCCAGGGTCC contains the following coding sequences:
- a CDS encoding CaiB/BaiF CoA-transferase family protein, yielding MTKTPTKAGTKPLPLSGVRVLDVSQVMAGPYCCMLLADLGADVIKIEPPGTGDQTRAAMGFKMKGSDSMGFLNMNRNKRSLTLNLKTEAGKKVFFELVKTADILVENYRPGVMKKLGIDYPTLQKMNPGLVYASISGFGQTGPWADRPGFDLMAQAMSGVMSVTGYPDGPPVKAGVPVADIGCALFAVYGILSAYIGKTKSGEGQFIDASLFDSALAFSIWDTAQYWGTGVEPYKLGTANHMSAPYQAMKASDGYFVMGATNQKLWKLLCEKIGRSELFEDERFKTNPLRLANRLELAAELEKTFVSKKSDEWVDALLAAGIPAGPINTYPQAFNSKHGRHRNMRMEIDHPIEGKVPNIGFAVKLMGTPQQVHKHPPLLGEHTSELLAELGITGDELKVLEAGGAFKP